The Hypomesus transpacificus isolate Combined female chromosome 3, fHypTra1, whole genome shotgun sequence genome has a window encoding:
- the nceh1a gene encoding neutral cholesterol ester hydrolase 1a: MRSSFVIVTLLLTVAIAYYVYIPLPATINEQWKLMLLDAGLRTVIKMGDVGEWLGLGNAISLIRGSMWGLEGLKDLMEAGGLAGGGGGGVRVSEDTFGGVPVRVYEPPAGGEGQLRRAVMYYHGGGWALGSAKDGSYDVLTRQMSDELNAVVVSVEYRLAPEVLFPVPYEDCLSAAKHFLEKGVLGKYLVDPQRVAVSGDSAGGNLAAAVAQQIAIDDSVSVKFSVQALVYPALQVLDLNTPSYQQNQAIPVLYRPFMVRFWLQYLGADPAILPLLVANNHSFLHHTSITADMRARVNWSVLLPAKHRGQYRPGGGAEGSRGWVGKEVEGVGDVRVSPLLAEPAVLARCPQAYVLTCEHDVLRDDGLMYVRRLQDAGITVTSHHLDDGFHGCLSFKHFEIGKRACRGYIAWLQENL, from the exons ATGCGCTCATCGTTTGTCATTGTGACATTGTTATTGACAGTGGCCATCGCTTATTATGTTTACATACCTTTACCCGCCACCATCAATGAACAGTGGAAGTTGATGTTGTTGGATGCTGGACTCCGCACTGTTATTAAAATG GGTGACGTGGGGGAGTGGCTGGGCCTGGGCAATGCCATATCGTTGATCCGGGGGTCTATGTGGGGCTTGGAAGGGCTGAAGGACCTAATGGAGGCAGGAGGGTTGGCAGGAGGCGGGGGCGGAGGGGTGAGGGTTAGCGAAGACACCTTCGGAGGTGTGCCAGTGCGGGTGTACGAGCCCCCCGCCGGAGGGGAGGGGCAGCTTCGGAGGGCAGTGATGTACTACCATGGAGGGGGCTGGGCCCTGGGCAGTGCCA AGGATGGTTCTTATGACGTGTTGACCAGGCAGATGTCTGATGAACTGAATGCAGTAGTGGTGTCTGTGGA gtatcGCCTGGCTCCAGAGGTTTTGTTTCCTGTGCCATATGAGGACTGTTTAAGCGCAGCCAAACACTTCCTGGAGAAAGGGGTTCTGGGTAAGTACTTGGTGGATCCCCAGCGTGTGGCTGTGTCTGGAGACAGCGCGGGAGGAAACCTAGCAGCAGCAGTTGCTCAGCAg ATCGCCATAGACGACAGCGTGAGCGTGAAGTTCAGCGTGCAGGCACTGGTGTATCCCGCCCTCCAGGTTCTGGACCTCAACACCCCGTCCTACCAGCAGAACCAGGCCATACCTGTCCTGTACCGGCCCTTCATGGTCCGCTTCTGGCTCCAGTACCTGGGGGCCGACCCTGCCATCCTGCCCCTGCTGGTAgccaacaaccacagcttcctCCACCACACGAGCATCACGGCGGACATGCGGGCCAGAGTGAACTGGAGTGTCCTGCTCCCGGCCAAGCACAGGGGACAGTACCGGCCGGGCGGAGGGGCGGAGGGCTCCCGGGGGTGGGtggggaaggaggtggagggtgtgggggatgTACGGGTCTCGCCCCTGCTGGCGGAGCCGGCCGTCCTGGCCAGGTGTCCGCAGGCATACGTGCTGACCTGTGAGCATGACGTGCTGAGGGATGACGGGCTGATGTATGTCAGACGGCTGCAGGACGCCGGCATCACAGTTACCAGCCATCACTTGGATGACGGTTTCCATGGCTGCCTGAGCTTCAAGCACTTTGAAATTGGGAAGCGGGCTTGCAGGGGGTATATCGCTTGGCTGCAAGAGAACCTgtag
- the LOC124464267 gene encoding tumor necrosis factor ligand superfamily member 10-like isoform X1, with amino-acid sequence MPFSLSQQCLGLIVLGTIFLHTIAVAISFMYFNNVLETMQQSFSRSSVSCLLNPHVHPGRVNTAGGEQKADPCWQVMQQLHYRIEKTMAERLQRQVSAPVINQVSGVFPVQGFCSDLSLGVSAHVTGGLRQKQPPKEGSPSSRGFLGERIREWDGQRGLSFLQDVELKGGELLVPRAGLYFIYAQTYFSLPPTGETEGEAREEGTQLVQYIYKKMNSYSVPILLMKSSRSACWFQRQESGLFSLHQAGTARLQPADRLFVSVSNASAVETDARASYFGAFLVG; translated from the exons atgcctttctccctctctcagcaaTGCCTTGGTCTGATTGTACTAGGAACGATCTTTCTGCACACAATCGCAGTCGCCATCAGTTTTATGTACTTCAACAACGTCCTGGAGACG ATGCAGCAGAGCTTTTCGCGGAGTAGTGTCTCGTGTCTGTTGAACCCCCACGTGCACCCCGGGCGTGTGAACACAGCAGGGGGGGAGCAGAAGGCCGACCCCTGTTGGCAGGTCATGCAACAACTCCACTACCGCATAGAGAAG ACCATGGCCGAGCGGCTGCAGCGGCAAGTGTCAGCCCCAGTGATAA ACCAGGTATCTGGGGTGTTTCCCGTCCAGGGGTTCTGCAGTGACCTTAGTCTTGGGGTGTCTGCTCACGTGACAGGAGGCCTCCGACAGAAACAGCCGCCAAAAGAGG gatctCCCAGCAGCAGGGGGTTTCTGGGAGAGCGTATCCGTGAGTGGGACGGGCAGAGGGGGCTGTCCTTCCTCCAGGACGTGGAGCTGAAGGGGGGAGAGCTGCTGGTTCCTCGTGCCGGCCTCTACTTCATCTACGCCCAGACGTACTTCAGCCTCCCGCCCAcgggggagacggagggggaggCGAGGGAAGAGGGGACGCAGCTCGTCCAGTACATTTACAAGAAG ATGAACTCGTACTCGGTTCCCATCCTTCTGATGAAGTCGTCCAGAAGTGCCTGCTGGTTCCAGCGTCAGGAGTCGGGCCTGTTCTCCCTCCACCAGGCCGGCACTGCCCGCCTGCAGCCCGCGGACCGCCTGTTCGTCAGCGTGAGCAACGCCAGCGCCGTGGAGACAGACGCGAGGGCCAGCTACTTTGGGGCCTTCCTGGTGGGCTAG
- the LOC124464267 gene encoding tumor necrosis factor ligand superfamily member 10-like isoform X2 — protein sequence MYFNNVLETMQQSFSRSSVSCLLNPHVHPGRVNTAGGEQKADPCWQVMQQLHYRIEKTMAERLQRQVSAPVINQVSGVFPVQGFCSDLSLGVSAHVTGGLRQKQPPKEGSPSSRGFLGERIREWDGQRGLSFLQDVELKGGELLVPRAGLYFIYAQTYFSLPPTGETEGEAREEGTQLVQYIYKKMNSYSVPILLMKSSRSACWFQRQESGLFSLHQAGTARLQPADRLFVSVSNASAVETDARASYFGAFLVG from the exons ATGTACTTCAACAACGTCCTGGAGACG ATGCAGCAGAGCTTTTCGCGGAGTAGTGTCTCGTGTCTGTTGAACCCCCACGTGCACCCCGGGCGTGTGAACACAGCAGGGGGGGAGCAGAAGGCCGACCCCTGTTGGCAGGTCATGCAACAACTCCACTACCGCATAGAGAAG ACCATGGCCGAGCGGCTGCAGCGGCAAGTGTCAGCCCCAGTGATAA ACCAGGTATCTGGGGTGTTTCCCGTCCAGGGGTTCTGCAGTGACCTTAGTCTTGGGGTGTCTGCTCACGTGACAGGAGGCCTCCGACAGAAACAGCCGCCAAAAGAGG gatctCCCAGCAGCAGGGGGTTTCTGGGAGAGCGTATCCGTGAGTGGGACGGGCAGAGGGGGCTGTCCTTCCTCCAGGACGTGGAGCTGAAGGGGGGAGAGCTGCTGGTTCCTCGTGCCGGCCTCTACTTCATCTACGCCCAGACGTACTTCAGCCTCCCGCCCAcgggggagacggagggggaggCGAGGGAAGAGGGGACGCAGCTCGTCCAGTACATTTACAAGAAG ATGAACTCGTACTCGGTTCCCATCCTTCTGATGAAGTCGTCCAGAAGTGCCTGCTGGTTCCAGCGTCAGGAGTCGGGCCTGTTCTCCCTCCACCAGGCCGGCACTGCCCGCCTGCAGCCCGCGGACCGCCTGTTCGTCAGCGTGAGCAACGCCAGCGCCGTGGAGACAGACGCGAGGGCCAGCTACTTTGGGGCCTTCCTGGTGGGCTAG
- the LOC124484001 gene encoding E3 ubiquitin-protein ligase MSL2-like — translation MNPENATALYVSACRSVLQCDPRQHQTFSEMYKLLPFFRQSLSCLVCGSLVQDPIAPTNSSCQHYVCRACKGQKMLLKPSCSWCKDYSCFQENRQLSLLVHCYRQLCLYITHSPLLKQINSQVGGSPEVMTLLEEVLVSKEEEKEETEESSPDTEELKPSPALTPIAPPPAENPPERSHPTSSSLNWPQGCNGAGLEDLEPSSPELEVCEPVEEMLLQAPGPLSEPGSGSRAGCKERDSGPGCGGLEVTPGPLVPTRVCSFGEGRSARVEDGEVLLLSVEEVLQTLDPVSPTRDSLVQSPTYTHTQPDRTHTPLHPQSDRSHTHTHHPSNRTCAPPRPAPTTAPTTAPLPPLARPNRKRSRSESDRERVQPLPISSILQGPPPQAPTQPTPSPSLPAHTYSTISNGGAPPKPARPPLTSSKAGRKHPEQGPKRPHAKARAGGPKAKDRSRDHRLLSGCLLPPIPAKPLYKKPAEKKGCKCGRATQNPSVLTCRGQRCPCYSNRKACLDCICRGCQNSYMANGEKKLEAFAVPEKALEQTRLTLGINLTSIAAAAALRSPPANSVHGNSLLNVTATGTPVAAAFLSPSPPRDPAYQDALDLGFHC, via the exons gaAGCCTGGTTCAGGACCCTATAGCCCCCACTAACTCTTCTTGTCAGCATTACGTATGCCGGGCCTGTAAGGGCCAGAAGATGCTTCTGAAGCCCTCCTGTAGCTGGTGTAAAGACTACTCCTGCTTCCAGGAGAACAGACAGCTGTCCCTGCTGGTCCACTGCTATAGGCAGCTGTGCCTGTACATCACCCACTCTCCGCTGCTCAAGCAAATCAACAGCCAGGTGGGTGGGTCTCCGGAGGTGATGACTCtgctggaggaggtgctggtgtccaaggaggaggaaaaggaggagacggaggagtcTAGCCCAGACACAGAAGAACTGAAGCCTTCTCCCGCTCTGACACCCATCGCTCCTCCCCCCGCCGAGAACCCTCCGGAACGATCTCACCCGACCTCCTCGAGCCTGAACTGGCCACAGGGCTGCAACGGCGCAGGGTTGGAGGACCTGGAGCCATCATCACCAGAGCTGGAGGTGTGTGAGCCAGTGGAGGAAATGCTGCTGCAGGCTCCAGGACCGCTTTCCGAGCCGGGGTCTGGGTCCAGGGCTGGGTGCAAGGAGAGGGACTCTGGGCCTGGCTGTGGGGGACTGGAAGTGACCCCTGGACCCCTGGTGCCCACGCGTGTGTGCTCTTTCGGGGAGGGGCGCTCTGCCAGGGTGGAGGACGGGGAGGTGTTGCTGCTCAGTGTCGAGGAGGTGTTACAGACTCTGGATCCGGTCTCCCCCACTAGAGACTCCCTCGTTCAGagtcccacatacacacacacacagcccgacaggacacacactcctTTGCACCCGCAGTCCGACCggtcgcacactcacacacaccacccgtCCAACAGGACGTGTGCCCCCCCGCGGCCCGCTCCCACCACCGCCCCCACCaccgcccccctgccccccctggcgCGCCCCAACAGGAAACGCTCTCGTTCAGAGAGCGACCGtgagagagtccagcccctgccCATCTCCAGCATCCTGCAAGGGCCCCCCCCTCAggcccccacccagcccacccCCTCACCAAGCCTTCCCGCCCACACATACTCCACCATTTCCAACGGCGGGGCTCCTCCCAAGCCCGCCCGTCCGCCCCTGACCTCCAGCAAGGCCGGGAGGAAACACCCGGAGCAGGGCCCCAAGAGGCCCCATGCCAAGGCCCGAGCCGGAGGCCCCAAGGCCAAGGACAGGAGCCGGGATCACCGCCTGCTCTCTGGCTGCCTGCTGCCCCCCATCCCTGCCAAGCCCCTCTACAAGAAGCCCGCAGAGAAGAAGGGCTGCAAGTGTGGCAGGGCCACCCAGAACCCCTCGGTGCTCACTTGCCGGGGCCAGCGCTGCCCCTGTTACTCCAACCGCAAG GCGTGTCTGGACTGCATCTGTCGGGGCTGCCAGAATTCCTACATGGCCAACGGAGAGAAGAAGCTGGAGGCGTTTGCCGTGCCGGAGAAGGCCCTGGAGCAGACGCGCCTCACGCTCGGCATCAACCTCACCAGCATCGCTGCCGCCGCTGCCCTGCGCAGCCCACCCGCCAACAGCGTCCATGGCAACAGCCTCCTCAATGTCACGGCGACAGGGACACCCGTGGCCGCTGCCTTTCTGTCGCCCAGCCCTCCCCGAGACCCCGCCTACCAGGACGCCCTGGACCTCGGCTTCCACTGCTGA